A genomic window from Gossypium hirsutum isolate 1008001.06 chromosome D12, Gossypium_hirsutum_v2.1, whole genome shotgun sequence includes:
- the LOC107945419 gene encoding receptor-like cytosolic serine/threonine-protein kinase RBK1: protein MAVKETAREDGEEINPEKESKSEVVERSESLKQNEESSSIREPDIPAVRGLDSDSSGGACTSNCPYYSQKPPQVFQRWNRDSYALQWKHVIYNIKKKSARSFSIIPLLTNNYEMSKKNLWRKLTKFYGSEAGVVDIDGIPVPKPSWKTFSYSDLCAATDHFSPENMLGKGGNAKVYKGHLTDGQIVAVKKLIKNEKEEEDRANDFLLELGIIAHINHPNAAHLIGFSVDGGLHLVLQFAPHGSLASVLFGSDECLDWKTRYKVATGIAEGLKYLHHDCPRRIIHRDITASNILLTEDYEAHISDFGLAKWLPENWHQHVVHPIEGTFGYLAPEYFMHGIVDEKTDVFAFGVLLLEILTGRRAVDLSRQSLMSQGKPLLESNKVKELVDPRLEDDYDQTQVKRAMLTASMCINHLANLRPSMTRVVELLKNEDGAVESQQKSCGEKAVIVDGCDLQDYSRSSYLDDLNRHMQLVLE, encoded by the exons ATGGCtgtcaaag AAACGGCAAGAGAGGACGGAGAGGAGATAAACCCGGAAAAGGAATCAAAATCCGAGGTTGTGGAGAGAAGTGAATCATTAAAACAAAATGAGGAGTCGTCATCGATAAGGGAACCGGACATTCCCGCCGTCCGGGGATTGGATTCCGATAGCAGCGGTGGTGCCTGCACCAGCAATTGTCCCTACTATTCTCAAAAGCCGCCGCAAGTTTTCCAGAGATGGAACCGAGATTCTTATGCTTTGCAATGGAAGCATGTGATCTATAATATTAAGAAGAAATCAGCCAGGAGTTTCTCTATCATTCCTTTGCTCACAAATAACTACGAGATGTCTAAGAAGAATTTGTGGAGGAAATTGACCAAATTTTACGGCTCCGAGGCCGGCGTCGTTGATATTGACGGTATACCGGTGCCTAAACCATCATGGAAGACTTTTTCTTACTCCGACCTTTGTGCTGCTACAGATCATTTCAGTCCTG AGAATATGCTGGGAAAAGGGGGCAATGCGAAGGTATACAAAGGGCACTTAACTGATGGTCAAATTGTAGCAGTGAAGAAGCTAATAAAGAatgagaaggaagaagaagatagAGCCAATGATTTCTTGTTAGAACTTGGGATTATTGCTCACATTAATCACCCAAATGCAGCTCACTTAATCGGATTCAGTGTTGATGGAGGCTTGCACTTAGTCCTTCAGTTTGCTCCTCATGGCAGCCTTGCTTCTGTGCTTTTCG GTTCAGATGAGTGTCTAGATTGGAAGACAAGGTACAAGGTGGCGACAGGGATAGCAGAGGGATTGAAATATCTCCACCACGATTGTCCGAGACGCATTATACATCGAGACATCACAGCCTCCAACATACTGCTCACTGAAGATTATGAAGCTCAT ATCTCGGATTTTGGTTTGGCAAAGTGGCTGCCGGAGAATTGGCATCAACATGTTGTCCATCCCATCGAAGGAACATTCGG GTACTTGGCTCCAGAGTACTTCATGCATGGGATAGTTGATGAAAAGACCGATGTATTCGCATTTGGAGTCCTGTTACTGGAGATATTAACTGGCCGTCGCGCAGTCGATTTATCCCGACAAAGCCTCATGAGTC AGGGAAAGCCACTTCTGGAATCAAATAAAGTGAAGGAACTGGTAGATCCTCGACTGGAAGACGATTACGATCAAACACAAGTGAAACGTGCAATGTTAACAGCTTCCATGTGCATAAACCATTTAGCCAACCTACGTCCAAGCATGACAAGG GTGGTGGAGTTGCTTAAGAACGAAGATGGTGCAGTAGAGAGTCAGCAGAAGAGTTGTGGAGAGAAAGCAGTGATAGTAGACGGTTGTGACTTGCAAGATTATAGTCGAAGCAGCTATCTAGATGACTTGAACCGTCATATGCAGCTGGTTTTGGAGTAA